The Carassius carassius chromosome 16, fCarCar2.1, whole genome shotgun sequence genome window below encodes:
- the si:dkey-246e1.3 gene encoding uncharacterized protein si:dkey-246e1.3, translated as MSLMGIDLSLNGTALLKPNDTGEQAALYEVKVFNITLSSIALCVLTVTGIISCISYRRHRRKCKRARVYESAVASEFPEEPGGVMCVRKTHSFRNPLALFRRQEGLKDNSRIQYIYTNPLPVGHEEDRVLPHTVSIHTPLTLQDYANNPTSGIILAPPIFYMQL; from the exons ATGAGCCTAATGGGAATCGATCTGTCTCTTAACGGGACGGCCTTATTGAAACCAAATGACACAGGAGAACAAGCTGCTCTCTATG AAGTCAAGGTGTTCAACATCACCCTTTCTTCGATAGCTCTGTGCGTCCTAACAGTGACAGGAATCATCAGCTGTATCTCGTACAGAAGACACAGAAG GAAGTGTAAACGGGCGCGTGTCTATGAGAGTGCCGTGGCCAGCGAGTTTCCTGAAGAGCCAGGGGGTGTTATGTGTGTGAGGAAAACCCATAGTTTCCGTAACCCGCTCGCCCTGTTCAGAAGACAGGAGGGGCTGAAGGACAACTCACGCATCCAGTACATCTACACCAACCCTCTGCCTGTGGGCCACGAGGAGGACAGGGTCCTCCCTCACACCGTGTCCATACACACTCCACTCACACTGCAGGACTACGCCAACAACCCCACCAGCGGCATCATCCTGGCCCCGCCCATCTTTTACATGCAGCTGTAG
- the xpnpep1 gene encoding xaa-Pro aminopeptidase 1 isoform X1: MPADAMSPKITVELLRQLRQVMKNSKYITEPIQAYIVPSGDAHQSEYIAPCDCRREFICGFNGSAGTAIVTEQHAALWTDGRYFLQASQQMDNNWTLMKMGLKETPSQEDWLISVLPENSKVGVDPWIIAADQWKNMSKALSSAGHSLVAVQDNLIDVIWEDRPARPSTKLIALGLKHTGLTWQDKVTALRGKMSERKISWFVVTALDEIAWLFNVRGSDIEYNPVCFAYAIIGMSNIKLFVDSKRLLDPAVREHLELDSPSKPELTIQCFPYESVYTELQAVCAALAPKEKMWICDKASCALTQVIPKSHRSAIPYTPLCLAKAVKNPTEIQGMKMAHIKDAVALCELFAWLEKEIPKGTVTEISVADKAEELRSQQKDFVGLSFPTISSVGPNGAIIHYMPLPETNRTLSLNEIYLIDSGAQYLDGTTDVTRTVHFGTPTDYEKECFTYVLKGHIAVSAAVFPNGTKGHLLDSFARAALWDSGMDYLHGTGHGVGCFLNVHEGPCGISYKTFADEPLEAGMIVSDEPGYYEDGSFGIRIENVVLVIPAKTKYNYRNRGSLTFEPLTLVPIQLKMINTDLLTQKERDWLNDYHKKCRETIGAELERQGRKEALDWLIRETQPIV, translated from the exons ATGCCTGCAG ACGCTATGTCTCCGAAGATCACAGTGGAGTTGCTCAGGCAGCTTCGCCAGGTCATGAAAAACAGCAAGTACATCACAGAGCCCATCCAAGCCTACATCGTCCCATCAGGAGATGCACATCAG AGTGAATACATCGCACCCTGTGACTGCAGACGTGAATTCATCTGTGGATTCAACGGCTCTGCAG GTACTGCTATTGTGACAGAACAGCATGCTGCTTTATGGACAGATGGGCGGTACTTCCTGCAGGCCAGCCAACAGATGGACAATAACTGGACTCTGATGAAAATGG GACTGAAGGAAACCCCATCTCAGGAGGACTGGCTCATCAGCGTTCTTCCAGAAAACTCCAAAGTGGGAGTCGATCCTTGGATCATTGCTGCCG accagTGGAAGAACATGTCGAAGGCGTTGAGCAGCGCGGGACACTCTTTGGTTGCGGTGCAGGACAATCTCATCGACGTCATCTGGGAGGACCGGCCCGCTCGGCCCAGCACCAAACTCATCGCCCTGGGCCTCAAACACACCG GTCTCACCTGGCAAGATAAAGTTACAGCACTGAGAGGAAAAATGTCCGAAAGGAAGATCTCCTGGTTCGTGGTAACAGCTCTAGATGAGATCGCAT GGCTTTTTAACGTGCGTGGGTCAGACATTGAGTACAACCCCGTGTGTTTCGCCTACGCGATCATCGGCATGAGCAACATAAA ATTGTTTGTGGACAGCAAGCGTCTGTTGGACCCTGCGGTCCGGGAGCATTTGGAACTGGACAGTCCGAGCAAACCAGAACTGACCATACAGTGTTTTCCGTACGAGTCTGTGTACACGGAGCTACAGGCGGTTTGTGCGGCGCTGGCACCCAAAGAGAAGATGTGGATTTGTGACAAGGCCAGCTGTGCTCTTACACAAGTCATACCCAAG TCCCACAGATCTGCAATCCCGTACACACCCTTGTGTCTGGCTAAAGCCGTCAAGAACCCCACAGAGATCCAAGGCATGAAGATGGCACAC ATCAAAGACGCGGTGGCGCTGTGTGAACTTTTTGCTTGGCTGGAGAAAGAG ATTCCCAAAGGTACGGTCACAGAGATATCAGTGGCAGATAAAGCCGAAGAACTGCGAAG tCAACAGAAAGACTTTGTCGGGCTGAGTTTTCCAACCATCTCTAGTGTGGGACCAAATGGGGCCATAATACATTACAT GCCTCTCCCAGAAACCAACAGGACTCTTTCTCTAAATGAAATTTATCTTATTGACTCCGGAGCTCAGTACTT AGATGGAACTACCGATGTGACCCGTACAGTGCACTTTGGCACACCCACGGATTATGAGAAG GAGTGCTTCACATATGTCCTGAAGGGACACATCGCTGTCAGTGCTGCCGTTTTTCCTAATGGAACCAAAG GTCACCTGTTGGACTCGTTTGCTCGTGCTGCTCTCTGGGACTCTGGGATGGACTATCTTCATGGCACCGGCCATGGTGTCGGCTGTTTCCTTAATGTGCACGAAGGTCCATGTGGCATCAGCTACAAAACGTTTGCAGATGAACCTCTGGAGGCTGGAATGATTGTCAGCGACG AGCCAGGATACTATGAAGATGGATCTTTTGGCATTCGGATAGAAAATGTTGTCCTGGTTATTCCCGCCAAAACTAAG TATAACTACAGAAACCGAGGTAGTCTGACGTTTGAACCCCTCACTTTGGTCCCTATCCAGCTGAAGATGATCAACACTGACCTGCTCACACAGAAAGAG CGTGACTGGTTGAATGACTACCACAAGAAATGCCGGGAGACGATTGGGGCGGAGCTCGAGCGGCAAGGCAGGAAGGAGGCTCTGGATTGGCTGATCCGAGAAACTCAGCCGATTGTGTAA
- the xpnpep1 gene encoding xaa-Pro aminopeptidase 1 isoform X2 has translation MSPKITVELLRQLRQVMKNSKYITEPIQAYIVPSGDAHQSEYIAPCDCRREFICGFNGSAGTAIVTEQHAALWTDGRYFLQASQQMDNNWTLMKMGLKETPSQEDWLISVLPENSKVGVDPWIIAADQWKNMSKALSSAGHSLVAVQDNLIDVIWEDRPARPSTKLIALGLKHTGLTWQDKVTALRGKMSERKISWFVVTALDEIAWLFNVRGSDIEYNPVCFAYAIIGMSNIKLFVDSKRLLDPAVREHLELDSPSKPELTIQCFPYESVYTELQAVCAALAPKEKMWICDKASCALTQVIPKSHRSAIPYTPLCLAKAVKNPTEIQGMKMAHIKDAVALCELFAWLEKEIPKGTVTEISVADKAEELRSQQKDFVGLSFPTISSVGPNGAIIHYMPLPETNRTLSLNEIYLIDSGAQYLDGTTDVTRTVHFGTPTDYEKECFTYVLKGHIAVSAAVFPNGTKGHLLDSFARAALWDSGMDYLHGTGHGVGCFLNVHEGPCGISYKTFADEPLEAGMIVSDEPGYYEDGSFGIRIENVVLVIPAKTKYNYRNRGSLTFEPLTLVPIQLKMINTDLLTQKERDWLNDYHKKCRETIGAELERQGRKEALDWLIRETQPIV, from the exons ATGTCTCCGAAGATCACAGTGGAGTTGCTCAGGCAGCTTCGCCAGGTCATGAAAAACAGCAAGTACATCACAGAGCCCATCCAAGCCTACATCGTCCCATCAGGAGATGCACATCAG AGTGAATACATCGCACCCTGTGACTGCAGACGTGAATTCATCTGTGGATTCAACGGCTCTGCAG GTACTGCTATTGTGACAGAACAGCATGCTGCTTTATGGACAGATGGGCGGTACTTCCTGCAGGCCAGCCAACAGATGGACAATAACTGGACTCTGATGAAAATGG GACTGAAGGAAACCCCATCTCAGGAGGACTGGCTCATCAGCGTTCTTCCAGAAAACTCCAAAGTGGGAGTCGATCCTTGGATCATTGCTGCCG accagTGGAAGAACATGTCGAAGGCGTTGAGCAGCGCGGGACACTCTTTGGTTGCGGTGCAGGACAATCTCATCGACGTCATCTGGGAGGACCGGCCCGCTCGGCCCAGCACCAAACTCATCGCCCTGGGCCTCAAACACACCG GTCTCACCTGGCAAGATAAAGTTACAGCACTGAGAGGAAAAATGTCCGAAAGGAAGATCTCCTGGTTCGTGGTAACAGCTCTAGATGAGATCGCAT GGCTTTTTAACGTGCGTGGGTCAGACATTGAGTACAACCCCGTGTGTTTCGCCTACGCGATCATCGGCATGAGCAACATAAA ATTGTTTGTGGACAGCAAGCGTCTGTTGGACCCTGCGGTCCGGGAGCATTTGGAACTGGACAGTCCGAGCAAACCAGAACTGACCATACAGTGTTTTCCGTACGAGTCTGTGTACACGGAGCTACAGGCGGTTTGTGCGGCGCTGGCACCCAAAGAGAAGATGTGGATTTGTGACAAGGCCAGCTGTGCTCTTACACAAGTCATACCCAAG TCCCACAGATCTGCAATCCCGTACACACCCTTGTGTCTGGCTAAAGCCGTCAAGAACCCCACAGAGATCCAAGGCATGAAGATGGCACAC ATCAAAGACGCGGTGGCGCTGTGTGAACTTTTTGCTTGGCTGGAGAAAGAG ATTCCCAAAGGTACGGTCACAGAGATATCAGTGGCAGATAAAGCCGAAGAACTGCGAAG tCAACAGAAAGACTTTGTCGGGCTGAGTTTTCCAACCATCTCTAGTGTGGGACCAAATGGGGCCATAATACATTACAT GCCTCTCCCAGAAACCAACAGGACTCTTTCTCTAAATGAAATTTATCTTATTGACTCCGGAGCTCAGTACTT AGATGGAACTACCGATGTGACCCGTACAGTGCACTTTGGCACACCCACGGATTATGAGAAG GAGTGCTTCACATATGTCCTGAAGGGACACATCGCTGTCAGTGCTGCCGTTTTTCCTAATGGAACCAAAG GTCACCTGTTGGACTCGTTTGCTCGTGCTGCTCTCTGGGACTCTGGGATGGACTATCTTCATGGCACCGGCCATGGTGTCGGCTGTTTCCTTAATGTGCACGAAGGTCCATGTGGCATCAGCTACAAAACGTTTGCAGATGAACCTCTGGAGGCTGGAATGATTGTCAGCGACG AGCCAGGATACTATGAAGATGGATCTTTTGGCATTCGGATAGAAAATGTTGTCCTGGTTATTCCCGCCAAAACTAAG TATAACTACAGAAACCGAGGTAGTCTGACGTTTGAACCCCTCACTTTGGTCCCTATCCAGCTGAAGATGATCAACACTGACCTGCTCACACAGAAAGAG CGTGACTGGTTGAATGACTACCACAAGAAATGCCGGGAGACGATTGGGGCGGAGCTCGAGCGGCAAGGCAGGAAGGAGGCTCTGGATTGGCTGATCCGAGAAACTCAGCCGATTGTGTAA